One window from the genome of Populus alba chromosome 15, ASM523922v2, whole genome shotgun sequence encodes:
- the LOC118044001 gene encoding protein GAMETE CELL DEFECTIVE 1, mitochondrial, which translates to MLSVRQIAAASCSRIKERCRINGVSQLFQSFSTKKGEDEWNDAWETAWLPEDLTAKNRAPWELDVNFSSPTGIEDAETKAFVEEMNDNWDERRKTQPQPQPKNDNNKNGGDSLYNLDTMKKDYRLKKQRIHAGLWTKEIEKQQEEAMNATSGDSSPDDIDRLLDSCSEIFDTANNDLDNSKIPSSSEFKNKPDGWETTAKAQDGNIWEMSQREEDILLQEFDRRIAYSKFQIASFIKTHIFSRRRPIDGWKYMIEELGPNAKKGKGSVTRVPSLSDPSTQPFKEDRKLITHKGR; encoded by the exons ATGCTTTCTGTTCGACAGATAGCAGCAGCAAGTTGTAGTAGAATTAAAGAAAGATGCAGAATAAATGGAGTGAGCCAATTATTTCaatcattttcaaccaaaaaaggGGAGGATGAATGGAATGATGCGTGGGAAACAGCATGGCTACCAGAGGATCTAACAGCTAAGAACAGAGCTCCATGGGAATTGGACGTGAATTTCTCTTCACCCACAGGGATAGAGGACGCTGAGACCAAAGCTTTTGTTGAAGAAATGAATGATAACTGGGATGAGCGGCGGAAAACCCAGCCACAACCACAGCCAaagaatgataataataaaaatggagGTGATTCGCTCTATAATTTGGACACTATGAAAAAAGATTACAGATTGAAGAAGCAAAGAATTCATGCTGGATTATGGACCAAGGAAATTGAGAAGCAGCAGGAGGAGGCTATGAATGCTACATCGGGAGATTCTTCTCCTGATGATATCGACAGATTGCTTGATAGCTGCTCCGA AATTTTTGACACTGCCAATAATGACTTGGACAACTCAAAAATCCCAAGCTCCTCCGAGTTTAAAAATAAACCTGATGGTTGGGAAACAACAGCGAAGGCTCAAGATGGAAATATATGGGAAATGTCACAGAGGGAGGAAGATATTCTCCTCCAAGAATTTGATCGACGAATAGCATACAGCAAATTCCAG ATAGCTAGTTTTATCAAGACTCACATATTTAGCCGGAGGAGGCCTATTGATGGTTGGAAATACATGATAGAAGAACTAGGACCAAATGCCAAGAAAGGGAAGGGTAGTGTTACAAGAGTGCCGAGCCTATCTGATCCATCAACACAACCATTCAAAGAGGACAGGAAACTAATTACCCACAAAGGGAGGTAG
- the LOC118043944 gene encoding serine/arginine-rich splicing factor SR34A, with protein sequence MSGRFSRTIYVGNLPADIRESEIEDLFYKYGRILDVELKIPPRPPCYCFVEFENARDAEDAIRGRDGYNFDGCRLRVELAHGGRGPSSNDRRGGYGGGGGSGGRFGISRHSEFRVIVRGLPSSASWQDLKDHMRKAGDVCFAEVSRDSDGTFGVVDYTNHEDMKYAIRKLDDTEFRNPWARAYIRVKQYESSPSRSRSRSRSRSRSRSSRRNQSKSLERSVSRSRSKSRSASPLKSSRPRSRSGSRSESPNKARSGSA encoded by the exons ATGAGTGGTCGCTTTTCTCGTACAATCTATGTTGGCAATTTGCCTGCAGATATAAGAGAATCAGaaattgaagatttattttacaag tatGGCCGTATCCTGGATGTTGAATTGAAGATTCCACCTCGCCCCCCTTGTTATTGTTTTGTCGAG TTTGAGAACGCTCGGGATGCTGAAGATGCAATAAGGGGTCGCGATGGCTATAACTTTGATGGCTGTAGGTTAAGG GTTGAGCTTGCCCATGGTGGTAGAGGACCATCATCAAATGATCGCCGTGGTGGTTATGGCGGTGGTGGTGGGAGTGGGGGTCGGTTTGGCATCTCACGCCATTCTGAATTTCGAG TTATTGTTCGTGGTCTTCCTTCCTCTGCTTCCTGGCAAGATTTGAAG GATCATATGCGAAAAGCTGGAGATGTGTGTTTTGCTGAAGTTTCTCGTGATAGTGATG GGACTTTTGGCGTTGTTGATTATACAAACCATGAAGACATGAAATATGCT ATTCGGAAACTTGATGATACTGAGTTCAGAAATCCTTGGGCCAGAGCTTATATTCGG GTGAAGCAGTATGAGAGCTCTCCGTCAAGGAGCAGGAGCCGGAGCCGGAGCCGGAGCAGAAGCCGAAGTTCAAGGAGAAACCAGAG CAAATCATTGGAACGATCTGTTTCAAGATCAAGGTCAAAATCTAGATCTGCTTCACCTCTTAAATCATCCAG ACCAAGATCAAGGTCCGGGTCCAGGTCAGAATCTCCCAACAAG GCACGGTCTGGAAGTGCCTGA
- the LOC118043999 gene encoding L-type lectin-domain containing receptor kinase VIII.1 isoform X2, translated as MGSYCCFSFLFSATIVVFVAYPILADGKKQITGPAVTVTKHLFFSDFRLDDPKIVHEVKLLGSARFSDEKGAIQIPEESQLDLRHQAGRAIYAYPIRMLDPLTGGYNNSGGSGLAFIVVPDEFTVGRPGPWLAMLNDACEDNYKAVAVEFDTRHNPEFGDPNDNHVGINLGSIISTTTVNASDVGVYLKDGLIHQAKIAYNGSRSWMEVSLGSKPIFSGSLDLSPFLNEYMFVGFSASTGEMTQIHNVYSWNFTSTSQASLRAPTAETCESKIMEQYDQGVQSSASHSSKKEPPTSLLIFICVMALAIAVFASLFYNGRRRNNQTEAVILPDKRQRPRPPNKPRRFTISEVSSATRGFHEYEILGSDSKGIYYRGKLPNGCQVAIKRFSAQFLSSQIGLDRRRLLKQISTISRVRHPNLVPIRGWCQDNRETMVVYDFYPNGSLDKWLFGAGVLPWTRRLKVVKDVADALSFLHSKQLAHKNMKTTSVFLDVSFRAVLGDFGFVLSSTESQRFEATVSQKADVFEFGIFVLEVVSGRGRLESELRQDERDLLDFAWRMHEIDEKARLVDRRMGSMVNLEQAIRVSEIGLLCTLNENKGRPCMEEAVEFLNLDGPIPELPPNRPVALFPYSSANTGLCTGYSCTLFK; from the exons ATGGGTTCTTACTGCTGCTTCTCGTTTTTATTCTCAGCAACTATTGTAGTGTTTGTAGCATATCCAATTTTAGCTGACGGGAAGAAGCAGATAACTGGACCTGCAGTTACAGTGACCAAACATCTTTTCTTCTCAGATTTTAGGCTAGATGATCCCAAAATTGTACATGAGGTTAAGCTTTTAGGTAGCGCCAGGTTTTCAGATGAAAAGGGAGCTATCCAAATTCCTGAAGAATCGCAGTTAGATCTGAGACATCAAGCAGGACGAGCCATCTATGCTTATCCTATCCGTATGCTCGATCCGCTCACTG GTGGTTACAATAATAGTGGAGGCAGTGGCCTTGCCTTTATTGTGGTGCCTGATGAGTTCACCGTGGGTAGGCCGGGACCATGGCTGGCCATGCTCAATGATGCCTGTGAGGACAATTATAAAGCTGTTGCTGTTGAGTTTGATACCCGTCATAATCCTGAATTTGGTGATCCAAATGACAATCATGTGGGAATCAATCTTGGCAGCATCATTTCCACCACGACTGTAAATGCTTCAGATGTCGGCGTCTACCTCAAGGATGGTTTGATTCACCAAGCTAAGATAGCATATAATGGTTCACGAAGCTGGATGGAAGTTAGCCTTGGATCGAAGCCCATCTTCTCTGGTTCTCTTGATCTCTCCCCTTTTCTCAATGAATACATGTTTGTTGGATTCTCAGCTTCAACTGGCGAGATGACCCAAATTCACAATGTATACTCGTGGAACTTCACTTCTACAAGCCAAGCCTCTCTCCGTGCCCCAACTGCAGAGACATGTGAGAGTAAGATCATGGAGCAATATGATCAAGGTGTTCAAAGTTCAGCGTCACATAGCTCAAAGAAAGAACCCCCAACCAGTTTGTTGATTTTCATTTGTGTGATGGCACTGGCTATAGCTGTGTTTGCCAGTCTTTTCTACAACGGCAGGCGCAGAAATAATCAAACTGAGGCTGTGATATTGCCAGATAAAAGGCAACGACCAAGGCCTCCCAACAAACCCCGTCGCTTCACCATCTCTGAAGTTTCCTCTGCCACTCGGGGTTTTCACGAGTATGAAATACTAGGCAGCGATTCCAAAGGTATTTACTACAGAGGGAAGCTTCCAAATGGTTGTCAAGTGGCCATTAAACGTTTCTCTGCTCAATTTTTGAGTTCACAAATTGGATTGGATAGACGAAGATTGCTCAAACAGATCAGTACCATTAGCCGAGTTCGACACCCCAACTTGGTTCCTATCAGAGGATGGTGTCAGGATAATCGTGAAACCATGGTTGTGTATGACTTCTATCCAAATGGAAGCCTCGACAAATGGCTATTTGGGGCTGGCGTGCTTCCATGGACTCGGCGGTTGAAAGTAGTTAAAGATGTTGCAGATGCACTCAGTTTCCTCCACTCAAAGCAGCTAGCTCACAAGAACATGAAAACTACCAGTGTCTTTCTTGATGTTAGCTTCAGAGCAGTTCTGGGCGACTTTGGCTTCGTGCTCTCTTCCACCGAGTCGCAACGTTTCGAAGCAACCGTGAGTCAAAAGGCTGATGTGTTTGAATTTGGCATTTTTGTGTTGGAAGTTGTTTCTGGGAGAGGAAGGCTGGAGTCTGAGTTGAGGCAAGACGAGAGGGATTTGTTGGATTTCGCATGGAGAATGCATGAGATTGATGAGAAGGCAAGATTGGTGGACAGGAGGATGGGCTCCATGGTGAACTTGGAACAAGCAATTAGAGTGTCGGAGATTGGACTGCTTTGTACACTAAATGAGAACAAAGGCAGGCCATGCATGGAGGAGGCGGTGGAGTTTCTGAACCTGGATGGACCGATTCCGGAGTTGCCACCAAATAGGCCTGTTGCTCTTTTTCCCTACAGCAGCGCCAATACTGGTCTCTGCACTGGCTATTCCTGCACTCTTTTCAAGTGA
- the LOC118043999 gene encoding L-type lectin-domain containing receptor kinase VIII.1 isoform X1: MGSYCCFSFLFSATIVVFVAYPILADGKKQITGPAVTVTKHLFFSDFRLDDPKIVHEVKLLGSARFSDEKGAIQIPEESQLDLRHQAGRAIYAYPIRMLDPLTGTPASFETTFSFQFSNSSAESHVNSTGGYNNSGGSGLAFIVVPDEFTVGRPGPWLAMLNDACEDNYKAVAVEFDTRHNPEFGDPNDNHVGINLGSIISTTTVNASDVGVYLKDGLIHQAKIAYNGSRSWMEVSLGSKPIFSGSLDLSPFLNEYMFVGFSASTGEMTQIHNVYSWNFTSTSQASLRAPTAETCESKIMEQYDQGVQSSASHSSKKEPPTSLLIFICVMALAIAVFASLFYNGRRRNNQTEAVILPDKRQRPRPPNKPRRFTISEVSSATRGFHEYEILGSDSKGIYYRGKLPNGCQVAIKRFSAQFLSSQIGLDRRRLLKQISTISRVRHPNLVPIRGWCQDNRETMVVYDFYPNGSLDKWLFGAGVLPWTRRLKVVKDVADALSFLHSKQLAHKNMKTTSVFLDVSFRAVLGDFGFVLSSTESQRFEATVSQKADVFEFGIFVLEVVSGRGRLESELRQDERDLLDFAWRMHEIDEKARLVDRRMGSMVNLEQAIRVSEIGLLCTLNENKGRPCMEEAVEFLNLDGPIPELPPNRPVALFPYSSANTGLCTGYSCTLFK, translated from the coding sequence ATGGGTTCTTACTGCTGCTTCTCGTTTTTATTCTCAGCAACTATTGTAGTGTTTGTAGCATATCCAATTTTAGCTGACGGGAAGAAGCAGATAACTGGACCTGCAGTTACAGTGACCAAACATCTTTTCTTCTCAGATTTTAGGCTAGATGATCCCAAAATTGTACATGAGGTTAAGCTTTTAGGTAGCGCCAGGTTTTCAGATGAAAAGGGAGCTATCCAAATTCCTGAAGAATCGCAGTTAGATCTGAGACATCAAGCAGGACGAGCCATCTATGCTTATCCTATCCGTATGCTCGATCCGCTCACTGGTACTCCAGCTTCCTTCGAGACCACCTTCTCTTTCCAATTTAGCAACTCTAGTGCTGAATCTCATGTCAACTCTACAGGTGGTTACAATAATAGTGGAGGCAGTGGCCTTGCCTTTATTGTGGTGCCTGATGAGTTCACCGTGGGTAGGCCGGGACCATGGCTGGCCATGCTCAATGATGCCTGTGAGGACAATTATAAAGCTGTTGCTGTTGAGTTTGATACCCGTCATAATCCTGAATTTGGTGATCCAAATGACAATCATGTGGGAATCAATCTTGGCAGCATCATTTCCACCACGACTGTAAATGCTTCAGATGTCGGCGTCTACCTCAAGGATGGTTTGATTCACCAAGCTAAGATAGCATATAATGGTTCACGAAGCTGGATGGAAGTTAGCCTTGGATCGAAGCCCATCTTCTCTGGTTCTCTTGATCTCTCCCCTTTTCTCAATGAATACATGTTTGTTGGATTCTCAGCTTCAACTGGCGAGATGACCCAAATTCACAATGTATACTCGTGGAACTTCACTTCTACAAGCCAAGCCTCTCTCCGTGCCCCAACTGCAGAGACATGTGAGAGTAAGATCATGGAGCAATATGATCAAGGTGTTCAAAGTTCAGCGTCACATAGCTCAAAGAAAGAACCCCCAACCAGTTTGTTGATTTTCATTTGTGTGATGGCACTGGCTATAGCTGTGTTTGCCAGTCTTTTCTACAACGGCAGGCGCAGAAATAATCAAACTGAGGCTGTGATATTGCCAGATAAAAGGCAACGACCAAGGCCTCCCAACAAACCCCGTCGCTTCACCATCTCTGAAGTTTCCTCTGCCACTCGGGGTTTTCACGAGTATGAAATACTAGGCAGCGATTCCAAAGGTATTTACTACAGAGGGAAGCTTCCAAATGGTTGTCAAGTGGCCATTAAACGTTTCTCTGCTCAATTTTTGAGTTCACAAATTGGATTGGATAGACGAAGATTGCTCAAACAGATCAGTACCATTAGCCGAGTTCGACACCCCAACTTGGTTCCTATCAGAGGATGGTGTCAGGATAATCGTGAAACCATGGTTGTGTATGACTTCTATCCAAATGGAAGCCTCGACAAATGGCTATTTGGGGCTGGCGTGCTTCCATGGACTCGGCGGTTGAAAGTAGTTAAAGATGTTGCAGATGCACTCAGTTTCCTCCACTCAAAGCAGCTAGCTCACAAGAACATGAAAACTACCAGTGTCTTTCTTGATGTTAGCTTCAGAGCAGTTCTGGGCGACTTTGGCTTCGTGCTCTCTTCCACCGAGTCGCAACGTTTCGAAGCAACCGTGAGTCAAAAGGCTGATGTGTTTGAATTTGGCATTTTTGTGTTGGAAGTTGTTTCTGGGAGAGGAAGGCTGGAGTCTGAGTTGAGGCAAGACGAGAGGGATTTGTTGGATTTCGCATGGAGAATGCATGAGATTGATGAGAAGGCAAGATTGGTGGACAGGAGGATGGGCTCCATGGTGAACTTGGAACAAGCAATTAGAGTGTCGGAGATTGGACTGCTTTGTACACTAAATGAGAACAAAGGCAGGCCATGCATGGAGGAGGCGGTGGAGTTTCTGAACCTGGATGGACCGATTCCGGAGTTGCCACCAAATAGGCCTGTTGCTCTTTTTCCCTACAGCAGCGCCAATACTGGTCTCTGCACTGGCTATTCCTGCACTCTTTTCAAGTGA